The DNA window AGGTTTTGGAAACAGCTTCTTCACAGTACCTTAGAAAAAGAATCTCAATGTGTGTTagtaattttcttcagctgtggaCAGCAATCCTGCAAGACCAGCTTtgtaaagaagaaagcaatatttGCCTTCCACGCTGGACAGACCTGTTGCTTAGCTGGTGCAATTTGAATGATTCTCCCAACAAAAATGCTCTCTCTGAGTTTGCAAATACATTGGTTTAAAATGCACTCAGAGGACagcaagtattttttattaatttttttaaactttgcacTGCAAAACCAGTATGAAATTCAATTGGTTCATTCTTTTTGCCACCTTCAAGCTGAGCTTTTTCTTTGCCAGACTTCTATCCCAATCTGAATGCTGCAGTGAGCTTAAATCTTTTTGTCAGATTGCTCAGATGAGTGGTCTCAcgcatttttttgtgtgtgttcttcAGGGTACAGTAGGATTGCAGTCTTACAGCATCAGTTGCCTGTGCTGGAGACGTTGACTGATTCGTGCCGCCTTTCTCTGAATCCAGCAGGGGGAAAACTCAGTTTACCATGACTCTTGCAGTGTGGGTGCTGGACCTGAGCATCATCAGTTCACGTGGGCTTCTGGGGATGTTCAGGGCCTGTCAAAGCTCAGATCAATGGCAAATGTTGGAAGAAATTGTGTTCCAGTCACAGAGCACTGTGTTTCTTCCTCTGTATGTAAACAACCAATACATATTTCTATCTTAGATTCTAGTTTTGGAAACCACTTAGGCATATATGTAGCTTTGCCACCTTGAATTTGTCCCTGTTTAGCAAAAGGATGTGTGTCTGAAAAGAGTTTTGGAAGGCTTCCTTGCAGATGTGTTAGGCTGTTTTTATTGATCCCACATACATGAACTCAGCTTTATAAGTGCAAGGCAGTTTAGGTGCAAGTAGAAGAATTGGGTTCCAGGACTGCTACAAAAGACATAAAGGAAAGGtgaatgacaaaaaaattaaaataaagtaaaataaaatacatggtGCTTCAACGTCTGCTTTCAGTTGCTCCTATtatgaggaagggaaaaataaaatagtgaaaaagGAAGCTACACTGTTAGATGTCGTATAAATCAATGTCAGGAAACACCCCTGATTTTTTATTCAGATTATTATCTCAAAGGGCAGcagaaaaatggcatttttcaggTAATGTTTGACTACCAAAAAATGTCATCTGTTACTGTATGTATCTGTGATATTAAGGGTTTGATCTTGAAAAAGGGCAAATCTGCTTCACCTGACCAGAGTTAGTTTAGGTGTGGCtagaatggaaaattattttttcaatggGCTAATCGCCAGGGCAAAACTTAGATACAGTGTCACAGACGACAATGTCTTAAGTTCAGAAGAGGAACGGGtagctggaaaaaatgaattgcCAATGTGAAATCCTAGTTTCAATCATTTAGATAGAAAAGCTCTGCTGGTCaagattttttcttcctaagaaaCAGAAGGTCTGTTGTGTAACAGGTTGCCATgcgtatttttttaattttagttattttttgttaggatttttcttagtttcatcttctttttcttttttttctttcagtaagcCAACACTTGGCACTCATTCTGATTTCAGACTTGTTTTAAATCCTTGTACAACTTCATCAAAAACGATGGAGTTATTTTCTGGCAAAATCGAGCCCCTTTATATGTTTCATTAGAAACAGCTCTCAAGGGATtagtttctctttcctcctccgCTCCCTCCCCTCAGGATGCAGAGTGATTGTCTAACAGTACttagctgtttttatttttcattgccatgcaatttttatttaattaaggTGCAGATACATTGGCACAGCGTGTACACAGAATGGCTAGTGGTCAGCTTTAAAATATACGGATATGCAAAACCTTTGCCTTGGCACAcgctgcttttctgcagctcagctgaaatGCATACTTCACAGTGAAGCCAGACCGTTTCTTTGCGACAGGCTTTATTAATCCTAATCTTTTGATCGCCAGCACACGGAGTACGCTCAGGCGCCACAGAGACCCTTCCATCAGCGTGGTGGTGTGTGTCTCGAAGGCTGCGTATTTTTCATACTTTGGGGAATGAGTTTCAGAACCCCAGTGGAACCAGAGGGGCTGAAATGACAGTGTGTTTCAGAGCAACAATGCGaagcaaaaaaaagggggagacccaacatttttctcctctttcatttaGCAGGAGAGGTGAAGAAATGGCTTCGGCTAAGCATGAGAATGAGGACATACTCATTGCTGCCCAACTCCAGCAGACTTTGGCTGGCCTGGATGAAGATTTAGAAGGTAGGGAAGTGTGTTACCTCTGAAGTACAAAAGAGAGAGGCATAACCAGGAGGTACAGGGTCAAACCGTACTCTGGGACATCTGCGCATTTCTCACTAAGATCACTGGGAACAACCGACAGGTCGGAGGCAGAATGTGGTCCACCCAAAGTggctcctctccctttgcttcGGGGGTGGCCACTCTTTATAGGCTGAATATTTTTCAAGCTGCTTATTAGATTGTCATTGTATTTCGGTGCCTGCTACCAAGAAGAGATGAACAGCAGTTTATGGACACATTTTCTGGGCCAAATTTGGTAtaatttcattgacttcagcaaagctAAATCAGTTGTGAATTTAGCTCTGTGTTTAATGAACAATGcctctgttttctattttatcaTAATGAAGTGGAGAAGGGGGGGGACGTTTTTGTACCCAATGCCTCCTCTGAATTAGCAGACAtgatttaaagttaaaaaattaaaaccatgaaCAGAAACAGTGGGAAGAGACAAAATGTCATATTgtgctcttctttttcctaatgtgaataaaaatatttccctattAATGGTTAGTCACCAAATGATGTTGAATACTTCTTTAAAACTTCCCATCTTTATTTCAGTACTGCTGCAGTGGATTTGattctaatttaatttctgtgagtTCTCTAACACTGCAATTTCTTAGCTTCTGTGTTGTAACCCTTGATTTACACCAGCAAATTTGAGAGGAGAGTTAAGCTTCTTGCACAATGAGACTTCTGGAGTCACTGGTAATGAAGGGTgagaagaatggagaaaaaatacaagtactgtttctttgtttgcttgctCAAGGAAATCCTTCAGCTGGGCTGTTATTACTAACCAGGTCTGGGAAACATAATTTGGAGTTGCTCGCTGtttctcagaaatgtttctccttTGGAGTCATGTGGTGAAATGTTTATCACTGAGAGAAGTTAGTCAAAGATAAGGTATGAACAATAgattaaattctgctttcagctgcatttGTATGTTTCCCACTGGCTGAAGCGGGAGGACTGCAGGAATATTTGGCTGATCCTAATCAGCAACCAGACAATAAAAAGGACCCAGATCTCTCCTTTTTTGTAGTACAGGCATAAATATATTCCTGTTAGTTTTAGTGTAACTGAAATATCTGATCCGCTTAAGCTTGTACTGGCCATTTGGGTAATTTAAAGTCATATTGCTTAAACACTGCCTGTATGTAATGTTGTATGTGTATTTTGCAGCAGCGGATGGTATAAGTAACTCTGACTCCGAGTGCAATGAAGTATTGAGCCCACATACAAGAAAAGTTGAGGCTGCCCAAGATGTTACCATTTCTGTTCCAGTAACAGTCATAGATGATGCTCCAGAAGTTAGCACCTCTAACTCAGCTGGAAATCAAGAGACAGAGACAAGGGTTTCACAAAATATCTCAGCTGACTCTGTTAATACAGGaaactttacaaataaaaataacaatgcaGGTTCCTTTGATAAGGGGCACACAGATGGTGGAGCTATATGCATATCCAAGGACCTAATACATCAGCAACCATCTGAAAATGAATTCAGTCACCTGCCTGTGGAACAGAGGAGAGATATGTTTGAATCTCTCACATCCTCCTTcgaaaaaagaagtgaaaagaacTTAAGACTGGAACCCCTCCCCAAACATGGCCTGAAGTCTGAGGAATGTAAATCTAAGCTGACTCCATCTCACTCCAAGGCAACAGCTGAAATCAGTAcagcaaaagagaagataaatcCATTTAATGAATGTAGTAACAGGGAAAgatctctgaaaaaaagcaagtcagaATTAGAAATCAAATGGCCACCAGGAAAAAGAATTGAAGTAGAAGAAGTCTCATCAACACCCACATGGTGTCATCGTGCCCAGAATTCAGGAACAAACTATGAACCCAAAATGGGTTTGACAACCTTTAAAGTTGTCCCTCCCAAACCTGAAGTAAAACATTTCGATAGAGGAGTTTCACTCGCCACTGGTGCCATTAAGATAGATGAACTGGGCAACCTTGTAGGCCCAAACACTGGTGTCAGTAAGCACATACCAGGCACCTCTACTGATGAAAGTGAGGAAATTCATCTTGGGAAAGTGAAGGCATTCTGGAGGTCAAGTTCTATAGAAAAGCAAAGTGATGACTCTGCTGAGCATCCTCCTAAAAAGTCAGCAATCACCACAACCTCTAAGCCCTTTACTATAAAACATGAACACAAACCCATCAGTCTTGCAGCTCCAAAACCTGTAGCACCACAAACTGTTACTACCCAGATAGCTGAAAGACAGTCTGAGAATGAAAGGACCAAACCACTTCTTCCAGTTACACAGTCTCAGGTAACACAATTAGTCACCCCAACCAGTAATAAGGACAAGCTGGAGCTCCCATTTGTAAAGCCACATAGGAGGACTTCAAGCCAGTACGTTGCCTCTGCCATTGCAAGACACATCAGCGTAACTACCTTGAAGTCCGACTCTATGGAATGTcatgagaaagatgaaaataagcAAGGGGCAGGAGAGGTTAAAACTGAAGCAGGAGTTTCACCAAAAAGATGTGTTATTGCCAAATACAGCCCTGTGGAAACAGaatcagcagaaacaaaagaaacgctttcaagtatttttacttGCAGTCAAAAAGCATCCCACAGGTTTACACCTGGTGATAATTCTGGCATGGAAAACAAAGTAGTTAACATCAGGGCACCAAATCAAGCAACTCCTCTGAATTTCTATAAAAAGAATACTAGTGTCCCACTTAGTAAATCCTCTTCAAAGGATAACAACAGTGCAGAAGATTATGGTTTAAGCAGCAAACAAACTATAGCAGAGAAAAAGACGTGTCTTTTGTTGGACCAGAAATGTGAGACTTTGACCCATACTAATTCAGCCTCATCTCTCAAGTCTCCTGATCTCCAAGGGGTCCCGTCCTCTTTCAGCTCATCTTTGCGAATCACTAAGTGGCCGCCTCCTAACGGTGTACAAGGTAGTTCACTTAAAGCTTCATCCGAGCTAAATGGTGCAGCAGCAAACGCAGAGtcagaacaggaggagaaacCTGATGATTCGGATATTAATGCTATCAGTGAACTGGATGTTAATGTGCAGACTAATATCTTTGGACCAAAGAAGAAGTTCAAACCTGTCGTCCAAAAACCAATTCCAAAGGACACATCACTGCATAGTGCCCTAATGGAAGCCATTCAaacaggagggggaaaggagaaactCAGAAAGGTAAAGTGGAGACTTTTTTTAGCCTGTTCAGACTGCAGAGCCCTGTACTCGCCCTGTCAGGCACCAGAGGTTTTATAACTCGTACAGTTTCTGGTCAGCTGGAGTACACAAGGCATTTGAAAAATTTATAATGGCAAAATACAGACCAAGGCACTGCTTATTCTGCACATCCTGTACATTATGCAACACCGTTGGTGCTGCACTAGCTAGAAGAGGCAGAGGGTGCAGAGATACAGCATAAAGGAGCGGTAATTGAGGTTAGCCTAGGAGCCCAACACGCATTCCAGTGCATTATGTAAAAACAGGAACACATACCATGGAGAAAACCTGTAAATAcctgcaatgaaagaaaactgcattttgtatTACTAGGTGATACTAGTTTGCCACTGACTTCATGCTCAGGGGATATGAGACTGCATCTGTAAGTACAGCATTGCTATCTACACATATCCTCACCATTCAGTGTCAGTAAGGGCTGTAAAAGCAAGCCCGAAAGAAGACAGACTGATTAGTCTCCATAGCTTGCATTCTGGTACAagtgccaaaaatatttttagtagtGTTTCCAAACTATCTCTAAGTAAATATCTAATAACAATGTGAGGtttattcttttcatcttctAGGTTTCAGACAGTGCACTAAATGGCAATCACAGGAAACCATCATATGCTGAGCCAGAGAATGAGCGCTCAGCCCTACTAGCAGCAATTAGAGGCCACAGTGGCACCTCAAAGCTGAGAAAGGTAAGAAATCAAGATGGTAAGTGATCTTTTAAGTGCTGTCTGTTCCTGCTGGGTGTTTTGAATAAACCCAGATATGCCACAAACTAAACATTGTGCTGTAAAGAGAAAAGTTGATGGGGATGTAATATGACACAAGGCCAGATCTGACTTACACAGATAGCATAGCGGGTCCGATCCTATCCTCTGCTGTAAAACTTAACACTCTTTCAAACGGTGCACTtttagctgagaaaaaaaacacatagaAATCCAAACGAATTACAAGGACTATACATAGAAGACATCAAATGTTCATCATTTTCACATTTAGGTGGGGGATTTTGTGCTTTAGGAGTATGCAGTTAGATTGATATAGTTGCATTAACTACCATATATATCCAATCCTTGTTACCTGGAAACACATTAGGGCTTCTTCATTCATGCTATTTATCTGTTAACACAAGCATGTTGTACACAAGTAATTGATGTTGATGGAACATCAGCTTTCACCACTGCAGGATGATTCATTCTGTCTGAAAGATTTATCTAATCATTAAAACATCTCTTATTACTAATAGCCAAAACCTGCATTGTTCTAGCCTTAATTTTCACTCAGTTCGCTAATCCAGCCAAGGATGTGTATTTGGCAAGGAGGTTCCCGTTTCCCTCGTGCAATGACTCAGGCCATTAGCACATATCCAGATAGCTGGTATTAGATAGAAAGAATCTCTTGCTTGTGTTAGGCAATTACTTCATCCCTCACATATCTTACTGCCCTTGCTGCAGGTAGGGTACAGCTTCCCCTGAGCCCGAGAGCAGGACATGCTAGGCAGCAGCCATCTTCACACATACTTAACTACATTCTGCATTCATTGGGAATAAATGTAAATTTGTGTAAAAGACACTCTGACAATGAAGTGGTGTGGTGTATTATCACAGAGACTTTTTGGAATACTTTCCTCCCAGAGAAGCTTTTGCCGTCATTTTAAAGGAAGTTGCTTAGAAACCGTACGCCTCTTTTTCACACCATGTCACCTATGCTTGTTAAAGCACCTTGTTTGTATGCGTACAGGGCAAGATACAGATGTGCTATGATGAAAAGGCTGTCCCTTTCATGTTATCTCAAATGTTCTTATTTTATCTGACATTACATTGTTTCCATAtattgtgtgtatgtgtacagTGAAGGAATAGAATATAAGAGCTCTCTGAATGTGGACTATTTGATGGGAAATGaatcctttcatttttcactaGATAAgttttgtgcctcagtttctctgaaaaaggaaTGCTAATGCATCTGCTTGAAGACCTCCCATTTGGCACATGATACTGAATTTCCTAATAATCGCCAAATCATTGCAATTACTAACAGTTTATCATGCTTATTCCTAGTAACGTCGTTAACggcaaaaatatttgttgagaCAGTTGATGGAAAAGCTGGCTTAGTCTGAAAAATCGCCTCCTCTCCCTGCATTCATTTAAAGTACGATGAGTTTCCAAGCTGGTAATTCGTGCAGAAATTTTAGTTTCCGAAATTCCACAGAAACATGCTTGGAAGAGCAATCAATTGATTTTGTTCTCAGTGCTTTCACGTAGTTCTCTCTGGtcctattttattatttttttttagtgtggcTGGAAACTTTAGGTTTAACggcatttttttcaatgaagcCATGTCTGAGAGCTCAGATCTAGAAGAGCCTCCCTGTCATCTGAGATTATTTCTGTGCAGCCCAGACTGCAAAAAGTAATGAGATTCCTGGGTGGCTACTGCAGCCTTAATATATCTTCCTGATTCCAAAACCCTCGTGGTTGTTTCCAAATGAGTACCAAGTCCAACTCTCTCTCTTACCTTACATACCAAGAAGAGTTACAGGATGCTGGAGCTCACAGTAAGTAAAGACTGAGTTTCTGAGACAGAGTCAATGCCAAATCCTTGATGCTGGTAATCAGCCCAGCTGAGTGATGCGAGTGAGTAGTAACAGATGTTCAACCCCATGAGCAAACAAAAGTTCTACATGTTTTACATCATTCAAGCAAAGTGGAATCGGGGTACTGAAAGTGCATCAAATGTCAAATAATTACAGTTTAATCATGCTTGATATTAATTACCTCCTTTCAACTGCATCTTGAGCAGATCTCCTCACTGGCCTCCAAAGAGCTGCAGAGTTTTAGGAATGCAGAACTGTCcttgcagaaggcagcagacCCTCAGGAAGAGCAGCTTTGTATCCCACCTGCCCCCGCCCagccgccaccaccacctcccactcagctgtcagcagcagctcctaAATCCTCTGCCACGGCTACAGGTAACCCTGGGGAGGCAAGGCAAGCCCTAATGGAGGCCATTCGCTCCGGTGCTGGAGCAGCAAAGttaaaaaaggtaaatgtacttctattttttattatggaTGCAACGACCTAGGCTTGCTGTGCTTTGAGAGCCATTTATAAGCTATTCTAGCCCcgtatttctttcttccatcaGAAGGAGGTATATGCACTGTTTTCTCTAAGTGAATCAAAGATCAGGAGTGTATTTCAAACCTTTGAACAGCTATTAAAGCATACTATTAAGCATAAAACATGCCTGTGCATGTGTGCAACCATATGAGTAGtcaatacttttttattttt is part of the Balearica regulorum gibbericeps isolate bBalReg1 chromosome 2, bBalReg1.pri, whole genome shotgun sequence genome and encodes:
- the COBL gene encoding protein cordon-bleu isoform X1, translated to METLVRPGASKPPSGRRMKARAPPPPNQASAASRTHSEHKSPAETAVISDQNLVSMKENMINRSVDFTVILPSGVEQKSTVQGSKAVMDLLVDLCSQYRLNPSQHSLELKSSGTQQPLSYKPNTLIGALDVQMVLLKEKVPEEKTKRPLPRVPEKSVRLVVNYLKTQKAVVRVSPEVPLHNIIPAICEKCEVSQEHIVLLRDGITGEELELTKSLEELGIKELYAWDRKRVPPSKTQSEPSLNYREPHRKASISNDAIEKEKTRLLGLFKADRRSSKTEEHLRMNRDCGEEDVFSSASTSEGSLDGFSTAPNSPSVNSRSSSLGPSLSLGNISGMTANPEVKKRRAPPPPVVTPALQNLTMSGQEKTGAQISQGASLNDLQKKKRRAPLPPAASAPPTPAMPNRTEEREDKRKSTMGDGRQVPQKPPRGTTRGPPQLVIPPPPPYPPPDRDIVDPTVCYREADVTAPTELVPKQSLLPAHDNVYVVDDMVLELSEVEETASESSCFASEDTTEDSGVVSSPSDIVSLDSQNDSMKLRDIKLVNGCMDSAEADAMCGTEMCPVKNACCNSVGSDSAPQSRRGEEMASAKHENEDILIAAQLQQTLAGLDEDLEAADGISNSDSECNEVLSPHTRKVEAAQDVTISVPVTVIDDAPEVSTSNSAGNQETETRVSQNISADSVNTGNFTNKNNNAGSFDKGHTDGGAICISKDLIHQQPSENEFSHLPVEQRRDMFESLTSSFEKRSEKNLRLEPLPKHGLKSEECKSKLTPSHSKATAEISTAKEKINPFNECSNRERSLKKSKSELEIKWPPGKRIEVEEVSSTPTWCHRAQNSGTNYEPKMGLTTFKVVPPKPEVKHFDRGVSLATGAIKIDELGNLVGPNTGVSKHIPGTSTDESEEIHLGKVKAFWRSSSIEKQSDDSAEHPPKKSAITTTSKPFTIKHEHKPISLAAPKPVAPQTVTTQIAERQSENERTKPLLPVTQSQVTQLVTPTSNKDKLELPFVKPHRRTSSQYVASAIARHISVTTLKSDSMECHEKDENKQGAGEVKTEAGVSPKRCVIAKYSPVETESAETKETLSSIFTCSQKASHRFTPGDNSGMENKVVNIRAPNQATPLNFYKKNTSVPLSKSSSKDNNSAEDYGLSSKQTIAEKKTCLLLDQKCETLTHTNSASSLKSPDLQGVPSSFSSSLRITKWPPPNGVQGSSLKASSELNGAAANAESEQEEKPDDSDINAISELDVNVQTNIFGPKKKFKPVVQKPIPKDTSLHSALMEAIQTGGGKEKLRKVSDSALNGNHRKPSYAEPENERSALLAAIRGHSGTSKLRKISSLASKELQSFRNAELSLQKAADPQEEQLCIPPAPAQPPPPPPTQLSAAAPKSSATATGNPGEARQALMEAIRSGAGAAKLKKVPLLV
- the COBL gene encoding protein cordon-bleu isoform X6; the encoded protein is MKARAPPPPNQASAASRTHSEHKSPAETAVISDQNLVSMKENMINRSVDFTVILPSGVEQKSTVQGSKAVMDLLVDLCSQYRLNPSQHSLELKSSGTQQPLSYKPNTLIGALDVQMVLLKEKVPEEKTKRPLPRVPEKSVRLVVNYLKTQKAVVRVSPEVPLHNIIPAICEKCEVSQEHIVLLRDGITGEELELTKSLEELGIKELYAWDRKRVPPSKTQSEPSLNYREPHRKASISNDAIEKEKTRLLGLFKADRRSSKTEEHLRMNRDCGEEDVFSSASTSEGSLDGFSTAPNSPSVNSRSSSLGPSLSLGNISGMTANPEVKKRRAPPPPVVTPALQNLTMSGQEKTGAQISQGASLNDLQKKKRRAPLPPAASAPPTPAMPNRTEEREDKRKSTMGDGRQVPQKPPRGTTRGPPQLVIPPPPPYPPPDRDIVDPTVCYREADVTAPTELVPKQSLLPAHDNVYVVDDMVLELSEVEETASESSCFASEDTTEDSGVVSSPSDIVSLDSQNDSMKLRDIKLVNGCMDSAEADAMCGTEMCPVKNACCNSVGSDSAPQSRRGEEMASAKHENEDILIAAQLQQTLAGLDEDLEAADGISNSDSECNEVLSPHTRKVEAAQDVTISVPVTVIDDAPEVSTSNSAGNQETETRVSQNISADSVNTGNFTNKNNNAGSFDKGHTDGGAICISKDLIHQQPSENEFSHLPVEQRRDMFESLTSSFEKRSEKNLRLEPLPKHGLKSEECKSKLTPSHSKATAEISTAKEKINPFNECSNRERSLKKSKSELEIKWPPGKRIEVEEVSSTPTWCHRAQNSGTNYEPKMGLTTFKVVPPKPEVKHFDRGVSLATGAIKIDELGNLVGPNTGVSKHIPGTSTDESEEIHLGKVKAFWRSSSIEKQSDDSAEHPPKKSAITTTSKPFTIKHEHKPISLAAPKPVAPQTVTTQIAERQSENERTKPLLPVTQSQVTQLVTPTSNKDKLELPFVKPHRRTSSQYVASAIARHISVTTLKSDSMECHEKDENKQGAGEVKTEAGVSPKRCVIAKYSPVETESAETKETLSSIFTCSQKASHRFTPGDNSGMENKVVNIRAPNQATPLNFYKKNTSVPLSKSSSKDNNSAEDYGLSSKQTIAEKKTCLLLDQKCETLTHTNSASSLKSPDLQGVPSSFSSSLRITKWPPPNGVQGSSLKASSELNGAAANAESEQEEKPDDSDINAISELDVNVQTNIFGPKKKFKPVVQKPIPKDTSLHSALMEAIQTGGGKEKLRKVSDSALNGNHRKPSYAEPENERSALLAAIRGHSGTSKLRKISSLASKELQSFRNAELSLQKAADPQEEQLCIPPAPAQPPPPPPTQLSAAAPKSSATATGNPGEARQALMEAIRSGAGAAKLKKVPLLV
- the COBL gene encoding protein cordon-bleu isoform X11 translates to MKARAPPPPNQASAASRTHSEHKSPAETAVISDQNLVSMKENMINRSVDFTVILPSGVEQKSTVQGSKAVMDLLVDLCSQYRLNPSQHSLELKSSGTQQPLSYKPNTLIGALDVQMVLLKEKVPEEKTKRPLPRVPEKSVRLVVNYLKTQKAVVRVSPEVPLHNIIPAICEKCEVSQEHIVLLRDGITGEELELTKSLEELGIKELYAWDRKREPHRKASISNDAIEKEKTRLLGLFKADRRSSKTEEHLRMNRDCGEEDVFSSASTSEGSLDGFSTAPNSPSVNSRSSSLGPSLSLGNISGMTANPEVKKRRAPPPPVVTPALQNLTMSGQEKTGAQISQGASLNDLQKKKRRAPLPPAASAPPTPAMPNRTEEREDKRKSTMESLLPAHDNVYVVDDMVLELSEVEETASESSCFASEDTTEDSGVVSSPSDIVSLDSQNDSMKLRDIKLVNGCMDSAEADAMCGTEMCPVKNACCNSVGSDSAPQSRRGEEMASAKHENEDILIAAQLQQTLAGLDEDLEADGISNSDSECNEVLSPHTRKVEAAQDVTISVPVTVIDDAPEVSTSNSAGNQETETRVSQNISADSVNTGNFTNKNNNAGSFDKGHTDGGAICISKDLIHQQPSENEFSHLPVEQRRDMFESLTSSFEKRSEKNLRLEPLPKHGLKSEECKSKLTPSHSKATAEISTAKEKINPFNECSNRERSLKKSKSELEIKWPPGKRIEVEEVSSTPTWCHRAQNSGTNYEPKMGLTTFKVVPPKPEVKHFDRGVSLATGAIKIDELGNLVGPNTGVSKHIPGTSTDESEEIHLGKVKAFWRSSSIEKQSDDSAEHPPKKSAITTTSKPFTIKHEHKPISLAAPKPVAPQTVTTQIAERQSENERTKPLLPVTQSQVTQLVTPTSNKDKLELPFVKPHRRTSSQYVASAIARHISVTTLKSDSMECHEKDENKQGAGEVKTEAGVSPKRCVIAKYSPVETESAETKETLSSIFTCSQKASHRFTPGDNSGMENKVVNIRAPNQATPLNFYKKNTSVPLSKSSSKDNNSAEDYGLSSKQTIAEKKTCLLLDQKCETLTHTNSASSLKSPDLQGVPSSFSSSLRITKWPPPNGVQGSSLKASSELNGAAANAESEQEEKPDDSDINAISELDVNVQTNIFGPKKKFKPVVQKPIPKDTSLHSALMEAIQTGGGKEKLRKVSDSALNGNHRKPSYAEPENERSALLAAIRGHSGTSKLRKISSLASKELQSFRNAELSLQKAADPQEEQLCIPPAPAQPPPPPPTQLSAAAPKSSATATGNPGEARQALMEAIRSGAGAAKLKKVPLLV
- the COBL gene encoding protein cordon-bleu isoform X3, producing METLVRPGASKPPSGRRMKARAPPPPNQASAASRTHSEHKSPAETAVISDQNLVSMKENMINRSVDFTVILPSGVEQKSTVQGSKAVMDLLVDLCSQYRLNPSQHSLELKSSGTQQPLSYKPNTLIGALDVQMVLLKEKVPEEKTKRPLPRVPEKSVRLVVNYLKTQKAVVRVSPEVPLHNIIPAICEKCEVSQEHIVLLRDGITGEELELTKSLEELGIKELYAWDRKRVPPSKTQSEPSLNYREPHRKASISNDAIEKEKTRLLGLFKADRRSSKTEEHLRMNRDCGEEDVFSSASTSEGSLDGFSTAPNSPSVNSRSSSLGPSLSLGNISGMTANPEVKKRRAPPPPVVTPALQNLTMSGQEKTGAQISQGASLNDLQKKKRRAPLPPAASAPPTPAMPNRTEEREDKRKSTMGDGRQVPQKPPRGTTRGPPQLVIPPPPPYPPPDRDIVDPTVCYREADVTAPTELVPKQSLLPAHDNVYVVDDMVLELSEVEETASESSCFASEDTTEDSGVVSSPSDIVSLDSQNDSMKLRDIKLVNGCMDSAEADAMCGTEMCPVKNACCNSVGSDSAPQSRRGEEMASAKHENEDILIAAQLQQTLAGLDEDLEADGISNSDSECNEVLSPHTRKVEAAQDVTISVPVTVIDDAPEVSTSNSAGNQETETRVSQNISADSVNTGNFTNKNNNAGSFDKGHTDGGAICISKDLIHQQPSENEFSHLPVEQRRDMFESLTSSFEKRSEKNLRLEPLPKHGLKSEECKSKLTPSHSKATAEISTAKEKINPFNECSNRERSLKKSKSELEIKWPPGKRIEVEEVSSTPTWCHRAQNSGTNYEPKMGLTTFKVVPPKPEVKHFDRGVSLATGAIKIDELGNLVGPNTGVSKHIPGTSTDESEEIHLGKVKAFWRSSSIEKQSDDSAEHPPKKSAITTTSKPFTIKHEHKPISLAAPKPVAPQTVTTQIAERQSENERTKPLLPVTQSQVTQLVTPTSNKDKLELPFVKPHRRTSSQYVASAIARHISVTTLKSDSMECHEKDENKQGAGEVKTEAGVSPKRCVIAKYSPVETESAETKETLSSIFTCSQKASHRFTPGDNSGMENKVVNIRAPNQATPLNFYKKNTSVPLSKSSSKDNNSAEDYGLSSKQTIAEKKTCLLLDQKCETLTHTNSASSLKSPDLQGVPSSFSSSLRITKWPPPNGVQGSSLKASSELNGAAANAESEQEEKPDDSDINAISELDVNVQTNIFGPKKKFKPVVQKPIPKDTSLHSALMEAIQTGGGKEKLRKVSDSALNGNHRKPSYAEPENERSALLAAIRGHSGTSKLRKISSLASKELQSFRNAELSLQKAADPQEEQLCIPPAPAQPPPPPPTQLSAAAPKSSATATGNPGEARQALMEAIRSGAGAAKLKKVPLLV